TGATTCAGAATATCTTTCATGAAAAGTCTAATGGGAAACTAGTTTGATACTTACATAATGGGTAAAATAAATTATGATGATTTTACTGACTTAGCTCATTCCCGGCTTTTCTTGCAGATGAATATGTTATATGTAATGGTTGCAAAAGTCCAGACACAATCCTTTCCAAGGAAAACCGATTGTTCTTTCTTCGATGTGAGCAGGTAAACACTTCGAACcataatttaatttttgtttcatagaCTGCATTCCTACTGTGCTGCTTCTTTGTTTGCAAGGGCTTTGATGATCGGCCAAATATGATGCATGCATTGTTTAATTATTTTGTGATGAGAATCCTTTGTTGTTTCGAGGCTGCAATCTCGACACGGTATCGGGCATAAAGATTCAACTGAGTTATATTTTCCCTCTTCTTTGAAAATATCATTGTGAAGAGGGACACGTTATACTTCATACTGGTTTGTGTTGTAGTTGAGCTATAATATGATGAAAATTGTCCCTGTCACTCCAGAAAAAAAGAGACAGGAAAGGAAGAAGTCTCCAATTTTCCACTTATGTCATTTCCTATAAAAATTTTCCTTTTCTGTTGATTGAGCCCCCCCATTATGATCCAATTTTGTTTCCAAAAGATATTCCATACTGATTGATACGTGCCTTTGATGAGTTGCAGAATTGTTGCCTACATTGtttgattttttaaattatgataagaaTCTGCAAAACTCTGAGGCACTTTGAATGACAGAATTACAGTGGGTCTTTCCCTTGTGATTTTCTGACTTTTTGATTAGAAAGGTTTCTGGTGGGTTTGAGACGTAGTGTATTTCCTTTTTTTCGGTGGAGTCAGCAGAGGATCCTGGTGTTTTGATAAGAAAATTACAACTAGTGGTGATTTTGTTTCTGTTTTATGTTTAGTTTGCGATATAATGCTCCTGCATTCATTTTTGTCTTGATTAAATCATTCGATTTGCAGTGTGGTTCTTCACGCTCAGTTGCTCCTATCAAAGCTGGTTTCGTTGCTCGTGTCGGCCGCCGTAAGGCCGGCACATGATCTGTACACCCTCCTTGTCATCGCTGCTGCCACTCTTGAACCACCATTTGAAGAGAGAACATGCTTTGCCGTTGTGGTGTTTACCCTTTGCTATTGTTTTCTGCACTCATTTAGTTTAAACGTGTACTTGTTTTGGCGAGCTTTTTCGTTGGTACTGTTGTGGTAAGTGAATCATGTCCTGGTCGTAAGCGGTGTATGATCTCGAAGAGTCTTCTGTTTGGAATGATGTTCCTCCAGGTCAATGTTTGTAATTTCGGGTACCGATTGCAGTGTATCGGTATGATGCTAAGTGCTGAgttttgaaaaaagaaaaatccaaaaGAGAACTACCCTTttgtatttggaaaaaaaaagagaaaaggttcAAGTTGGTTATGCAGCAATATGACCTGCTGAATTATTTCATGTAATAGATTAaggtttttttcaaaaaaaaaaaaaaaggctaatcTGAAACATGGTTTACTAATCATAAAAATGTATTTTGTTGGACATGATTATAGGTAGGTCTTTGTGTGTCTAGTGATTATACTGTTTGGAGTAGCAGCTCAGACCCATAGAGGAGGGTCTAAATATATTCATCAATCCCATGATTAAAAGAGACTTATCACTAAGTggttttgattataatttttcaATCGATTAAGAAACATCACATTACATTGCAAATTGGATGATGCACCAATCGACATAATTTTCTCAATCGACATTACATTACGATACTCTAtcgacatgtatgtatgtatgtaaaaaCTACGTGAAACATAACCCAAATATCTTATATTTTCGTGTGCCTATTGTTAAATGCACCAAATTCTCCAACTTTGGATGAACATAGCAATCCCATCATTAACTTCGACTGCCGGTTCTTCTCTTTGTCCTAAAAGAGCCCACGAGTTATAGGCTGATTAAAAGATACGATCATCTCTACCATAGTAACTCTTATCCACACCGATccattctccctctctctctctctctctctctgaccaaGAATTTCTCTAACAGAACTCCATCTACGACGACGACGCAGCAAGCAAACTAAGTTCTCATGCCGAAAGAAAAGGTCATCAGATAAAGAGTTATAAATCTACTCTTAGATTCTTATCCTCCTTCACACCAGTTTCTTACTCGTAGTGTTGCAGATAGACGGAGAGAGaaaccaaaagaaagaaagagagagagagagagagagagagagagaggggcattCCATCATGaaacttctcctcctcctcctagtgACTTCATGGGCTTCCGCTGCGCCGTCGCAAAATGGAGGAGCTTCCGGCGTGCCGGTGTGCCTCAGCAAGCTGATGCCATGCGTATCTTTTCTGCACTCCTCGGAGCAGCCCACGGTGGTGTGCTGCATACCGCTCAAGTTTGCATTGGCCAACGATGTCGATTGCCTCTGTGATATATTCTACAGCCAAGAGCTCCTCCAGACCTTCAATGTCACTCGACAGGCCGTAAGGGATCTTCCTCCACGTTGTGGATTGCGTCCAATAGATTTAGGCAAGTGCAACAACTCTTCAGGTGAGCAATGCCTCTCCAGAATCCATTTCTTCATTTCTCGACACCTTTTACTTCTTCATCAGAGGAACAATATTTatagattaatatttttattcttcttttccctcaatatatatatttttttatttacattCATCATTCTTATTTTTTTAAGATTTCTTAAAAAACGATAGATATTCACCTAATCTTTTTACTAGTAGATTATTTTATCTTTAACGAATATATTTATTTGATCTTATTGgacatttctttttatttttttttatgcagcTTCTCAAAGCTCACCATTGCCATCTCTCAATGTTACATCTCCACCAAAAGGTAAACAGTTTCTTGATTCATCACTATGTTAAAAATAAAATCCTTTATGTCTCATATAATTCTATGATTATCTAATCATATATTATTACCATGTGTTACTTAAATATAAGTCTTTGAATCTAGCAatctaagaaaaaggaaaaatgtcATTTATGATCAACTGGAATCCGCAATAAATTTCAGTTTTTAAGTTATGAATTAAAGCAAAGAAAGTTATTTCCAATTATATTTCTAAACTTAGAACAACAACTCTATTTTTCGATGATAAAAGTAATTTTATCAAAAGAATTAACTTGATTATGTGCCTGTGTAGTAGTTAATTGTGCAATAAATAATACATAATGTTATCTTCTATTCTCCAAAGCGATTTGGGTATCTTAACTAATGCAAACTAATATGGGGATTGCCATTATCCATGACTATATTAGCCATAATACAGCCTAGTCATGTTTTGATTTCTTCCAAGCTGCatatatttttcctttcttttcctcaGAAACTGTAGTCTATATTGACAACTTACACATTCCCTCATACTCTACTTAGAATCAATTAAATCCATATCAGGAAACCAAATACTAATTGAAGCATTGACTGAATTGGAACCACCAAATTAAGAGAATTCTCTGACCTCAGTTCTAAGCAGCTACTTTGTGTATGGAGATAGTGTCCACACAAGTTTGCATGTTGGTGTTGTCTTTATATTTCAGTGATGAGACTAATAGGACTGTTGCAAAATCTACTAACTAATACATGATTGTTTGCATCCATTTATTAGTGTTTTAACGTTTAGTGTCGTAAGATCAATAATAATGTTATGTGAGTAATGATGATAATATGATCCAACATTTTCTTCCTCTTTTGCAGGAACGCCTTCTGGTAGTTTAGGTCTTCGAATGAGCATCATAAATGTGGTCTTTCTCACCCTAATTGGCTTCTGttgtttcatattatttttttaggtctactctcttttattttcatcttcttttttttttacctttgaacTACTTTTCAAGTCAAAAAACAAATAAATAGATCATTTGTGATGCATTTAGTTGGTGCTTTTTTCCTATATATTTGGTcttcatatatacatacatacatacatatataaacattTCATCAAaagcttttgaaacaacatattgGTGACCAGTATCTATAGTGTTTGGATCTCAACCATTGTAGTTTTACCTAATTCTAGATTGCATGTTCTCTGGTGGTGCTGTAAATAATTTGTTTGAATATTTGAAGAAAAATGTGATCATAAATGAGGGCAAAAAGATTTATTAAAGATTAAGTAGAGAGCTCTTGGAGTGCTATGTTTATTATCCCCTACTAGAAACAAAAACAATAGTGACATGTCTCTACCATTCTTCCCCCAAGGTTAGATCAATTGGGTTAGAAATTATTATTCTTGATAACATTGTTTGATTCAATGCAACAGCAAATTCACAATaaccataaaagaaaaaaaaagggggggaaatGTTGAAGGTCATCATGCTTgatcaataaaaaaatagattgagattatgtagtttatactgatcatTTAGAACTTGCATTGTACTCTAAATATTAAAAACCAAAGCTTGCATATCGAATTATTGAAAGGTAAATGAAAGATGAGTGGTCAATAATTCCAAAAGCTTGAACTGTTAGTAAAGAACTCAATATAAATTTACAATCATAATATCTCTTCTCACGTATAAATCAAGTCAAAAAGTTTTATTATCGGATGAACGAAATCCAAGCGTATGATATAAATCTAGCTGAAGATGAGTAGGACACAAGATGCTTTGACATCATGATTAATGTTTTTCCCAAAAGGTGATCGCACTTAAGCTTTGGTTTTGGTCAACAAGAGGTTgacgatagatagatagatagatagcatCTTGGAAGTGCTTATTAATTAAAAGCCCACTCGGAGGCCAATATGATTCGAGAGGATGCTACATGTTGTTGTGCTACAAAACGCAAAACAAGAGGGCATCGAGATATGTgttttgtcttcttttttttttagttgtTGTGTGCCTCTCAGGAGACCGTACATTCGCCTTTATATGATAAGTGTGGTGCAGATTTTGGAAGCATCTGTGTATATAAGATAGACTTTGATCGATATAATGCCTACATATAAAGAAGTTATTTATGTACCTTGAATTTTCTCCGCTCTTATTGATATAGTCAATTTTGATGGTCAATTTCACTTGGTTAAATCCATTCGATATGacttatattttgaaaattatcatgcactaaaaagaaaatatcatatactatttttttgaaaataaaattttctaaagataaaaaatatttatattcctTGTCTTACTTTACTTGAAGCGTCGAAGATATTCGTATCTCATTTCTTTTAATGTTAATTTCTTTTAATGTTAATATATCGGATGAGGTTTCAAAACGTATAGATGAATATGCTATatcattattaaaataaaaaaaattatttaattgatttaaaatctgAATGTACTTGAAAATATcactttatataatattattcttaTAACTATCAACTTAATAAGGTTTAGATTGGATTCATTCATATCGAATGATAAATTAATGTAGCTATTGTAGAAGGATTAATAtagtttttataaaaaaaataaaaatatttagttgattaatatattgttatataaattaaatgataaatctcatattcgaatccacgtatcaatgacatataatataataaaattataaaaaaatagattcaaataaaaaaaagattgacTTTTTTTAGAGGATAAATATGCACAATAATCCTAAGCGGATCCGAGAAAGATCAATAtcgtgttggaattaaacttgttcaagtgtcaCAAAGGGattcatttcataaaaaaaaggtTCACTGCATCGAGAGaaagattcattacatcaagaaaaaaaaagattaaaaatctatgaaaggataagtcaaattgattattgATTCCTAAAAAGATTTTTTgatagagaatgattcatcttgaatataattaatgtaatgtatctttAGGAACATACAAATCTAATATATTAGATCATGAAATAGATAAAgtttctaaaattataaaaaaaaatttcttaaaaaaaaaataaaagattgaaACTTATCCTACTTTTCTTCCGTTGGATATCTCTATCCCTTCTTACTATCGTGATAACATATCGGTTGTCTCTTACCATTTTGATGACTTGTTTGTTAAAATCGCACGTGAACTCCACTAACGTGACTGCCATCCTCCCTTTTCTTCCCTATCCAATGCTCCCAAAATTAACGTGATTTGTCATCCTCAGGATCTAATGTTGCTCACGTTCCGTCTTTCCTCTCGTTATTGCATTTTTTTTGTCTCTCGTCATCTAGTTGAGCTCTGAGCTGTTGCGTTGCTGCCTCGGTGGCGTCGTCCCCCGTTTGCCTTGCTTGGGGTTTTCCTCTTTCCCTTCTGTGGCCCCCACCACCGACGGCAGCCATCCGTCCTTTTCCTTTCGGGTCCCCTCCGCCCCTCCTCCCGTTTCGAAGCAGCGAGTACGTCCTCCGCGTTTCCCGAAATACCCCTCCACGAAGAAGATTTTTACGATCGTGCCCTGTCATGAATCCTTGTCTTGTCGAGTGATGGTGGTTTTCTGATAGTGATTGTTATATAGTACTGTTGGGAGAGAGATAGGTTGTCGATGCTCTCTTAGTGCTTAAGTTAGTTGATGCTCTCTTGATGCTTAAGTTAATTAATCAAATGTTCGATCTATAAGAATTAttttttaagatatatttttcttgatgCTTAAATTAGTTGATCATTTGATACGAGTAGAAGGAACTCAAATTAAAAAATTACAATATGTCATACGTAGAGAGCTTCGATTTATAGTGAGAAAGTACTTATGACATGATTAGAAAGATATTATTACAATCAAAATTTGGAAATCAATTATTGAGGATTAGATGAGAAATATAGAAAGTGATGTAACATGTGCATGACTAAACATCAATGTAGCTCCGCCACATATAATGTGATCCATATCAAATTGTAAGGTGAGACTAAAACAAATGCCAAACATTCAACAGCATCcacatatattaaataaaaaatttatcgaTAGTGTTGGTGAACCTCTATGTCGTAAACGTGGTCGAGGAGTCAGTACGGTTTGATTCGATCCTGAATATGTAAGGTCGCCCATATGGAGACTCGGGCATCGAAAGTGTGCGTCGGATTGGTTGAGCTACGAGTCTTGTTA
This genomic stretch from Musa acuminata AAA Group cultivar baxijiao chromosome BXJ3-9, Cavendish_Baxijiao_AAA, whole genome shotgun sequence harbors:
- the LOC135650069 gene encoding non-specific lipid transfer protein GPI-anchored 3-like; the encoded protein is MKLLLLLLVTSWASAAPSQNGGASGVPVCLSKLMPCVSFLHSSEQPTVVCCIPLKFALANDVDCLCDIFYSQELLQTFNVTRQAVRDLPPRCGLRPIDLGKCNNSSASQSSPLPSLNVTSPPKGTPSGSLGLRMSIINVVFLTLIGFCCFILFF